GTACAAAGCCCCGGCAGGTTTCGCGCCGCACCGTAACCTCGCCGCCGCACGGCTGCGTGCCTCCGAAGTGCTCGACAATATGGTCGAAGCGGGCTTCCTGACAGACGGCCAAATTCTGTTCTCAAAACTCAATCCGGCGAGCGCGGTTTTGCGCGAAACCGAAGATGCACCGAACCACTTCCTTGATTGGATCTACGAGGAAGTCGTCGCCATAGCACCGCCAGGCGCGCGCATTTTGGAGGTCACAACAACGCTCGACCCAGCGCTGCAAGCGGCGAGCGAGCGGGCCGTTCTGACCAATCTGAATTCGCAAGGCTCAGCTTACCGGGTCAGCGAGGCGGCGGCCGTCCTGATGGAAAATGATGGCGCGGTGCGCGCCATGGTCGGTGGTCGCGATTATGGCCGCAGTCAGTTTAATCGTGCCGTCCATGCCCTGCGCCAGCCCGGATCGGCGTTCAAGGCGTTTGTCTACGCCGCCGCGCTTGAGAACGGTTATTCGCCGCAATCGGTCATGGTAGACGGCCCGATCAACATCGGAGGCTGGAGCCCGCGCAACTACGGCCGCAGTTTTTCCGGTCGGGTGACCTTTCAACGGGCGCTTGCCCGCTCGATCAACACCATCCCGGTGCGTATCGCCGAAGCAATCGGTCGCGACCGGATCGTCGATACAGCCCATGAGATGGGCATTCGTTCGGAGCTTCCCATCAGCCGGCCCTTGCCGCTCGGCGTTGCGGAAGTGACGGTTCTCGACATGGCCAGCGCTTATGCGTCGCTCGCCAATGGCGGCTACCGCGCGACAGGTTACGGGGTGCGAGAGATGCGCACCCTTGATGGCGAGGTTGTCTGGTCGCGTGCTGAAGACGGTCCGCGCCAGCCGCGTGTCATCGCTGCGCAGACCGCTCGCGGTATGAACCAGATGCTCAATCAGGTGATCAACGCCGGTACGGCGCGGCGCGCTCAGCTCCCCGGTATCACCGCCTCAGGCAAGACAGGGACCACCCAGGCCTACCGCGATGCCTGGTTCATCGGTTACACCGGCCGGTATACGGCAAGCGTCTGGTACGGCAATGATGATTTCAGTACCACCCGGAACCTGACCGGCGGGCGGCTGCCGGCCATGACGTGGCAAACGATCATGCAGGCAGCGCACCGAGGAATTGCCCCACCGCCTATGCCCGGAATAGATGTCGCGATCGAAAACCGGGTTGAGCTGCAGGTCGCGGACGCAGCAACGCAGATCGATGAAAATGCCGACCGTGATTTGTCCAGTGGGCTGACGCTGGTGCTTGAAGGCGTTGCTCAACGGTTTGGTCCGATGGAGCCGGGGCGCGCCGCCGCACCAACCGATGACGGCGCAACCGAAGAGGCAATCGGCACCTTCGGATCGGCTACGCCTCAAGCAGAGCAAGCCAACTGAGGCCATGTCGCGGCTGCTGTGGCTCCTGTCGGTCGCGCTGACGGCGGCGATTTTGGGAACCGCCTCGGCGATCTACGCAAGCCAAACCATCAAACCAACCGGCATGATCCGCATCGGTCCGTGGGAGGCTGTGCGGGCGGTTGGCGACTCAGCCGCCGACCCGTACGCTCATGCCTATATCGCCAGTTCCGGTCAGTTGCCGCCGGGGACAGCGGAAGGTTTGCGGTTTGTCGCGACAACATCGTCAGATGGCCGAGCCATAAGGCCGGACTGTTCCGTCCTCTTGTCCGGTGAGGTGGAAATCGCCCGATTATGGACCTTGTCGATCCTTGCGCCGGATGGCCTGCCGACAAGCGACGGCAGCCCATTGGCGGTCCGTCGCAACACCGCACCGACAGTGCATAGCCGGGATATCGTCTACCGCAGTGACGGCGGGTTCGACCTGACGATCGGACCCAGCCCGCGCACGCCGAACACGCTCCTGTTGCGCACGCAGGAGCCGGTCAGCCTTGTCCTGCACGTCTACGATGGCGCGATAAGCACAGCACCGGACAGTGGCGCGGCCGCTCTGCCGACCATATCGGTCGGCACGGACAACCCGGACTGCTAAGGGTTCACGATGGCGCGCGGCAACCCGAAAAACACTGATGATACAAAGACATCGCTCTCTGTGTTCAGCATATGGGCGGGGACCACGCTTGCGGTGGCCGCGTTGGTACACCTTCTGGTGGTCTTTGCGCTACCAACCATCGGCCGGGCCATTCAGATCGAGACGATCCTCCCAGCCGGGGAGGATGGACCGGCCTTTTTCAGCGATTCCGACGGGGCGATCGCAAGCCGCTTTCGCTTTGGTGACGCAAGGCAGGACACAGCCTACTGCGCTTTCGACCTTGAAGACGGAGCCGTCAGGGTCGCAGGCGAGCTGGATGCGCCTTTCTGGTCGATTTCGGTGCATACGCCCAGCGGCCTGGTGGTCGGATCAGTCAACCATCGTGCGGCGAGTGGTGGACGATTGGAGTTGATCGTCATGACGCCTGAAGCTGCGACTGATCTGAACGCCCGGGGCGCCGTGATCTCACCGGACGCGCTGATCGTGGAGATGGACCAACCGCGCGGCCTTGCGCGTATATCGGGCTTGGCAACGTTCGAAGCCCTTCGCCCGGCGCTGCGCAACGATCTGGAGCAAACGGTATGCGAACTCGCAACGTTTTCGTTTGTTCCGCCGGTTGAGACAGAGCCGGACGCGCCGCAGTCGCAACAACCGCAAAGGCGCCGTGAAGGCGTTCCCTCGCCGGTGCCGCGGCCAATCCAGCAGAATGATACACCGGCCGCGACCCCGCCTAGCGAGTGACGCCCGGCGAACCGCCGCCCGCGATCAGGCCTTGGTGACGAGCGCCATCAGATCGACAGGCTGAGATGGCGACGCGATTGGCGCATCGAGGCCGGCGGCAAACCGCTGATCAAGCTCCAGCGCCTCCAGGATCATCACCTCAAAGGCATGAAGGCGCTCGATGACCAGGTCAGCTTGGCTTGATGGTGTTTCGATCATCAGCCGGTCGAGGGCATAGCGATACGCGTACAGGCGGAACAGGAGGGCGCGCTTAACCCAAGCGAACTGTCGCTGATTTTCAGAGATCCGCCCATACGCCGCGGTCAGTTCGCCCGGTTCTATGTCGCCCAGAGCCATTACCGCGGCTAACCGGCGGCGATCGGCGTCCCGTACGCGCTGAACAACCGCAAAATAAGGGGCAATGGCCGCCATATCCTTGGCGGCATCATCGGCGAGGCGCGCATAGCGTACATCGCTTGACCGGTAGTGCGCGCCGGACAGCAAATGAGCGTAGCGTTCGGGCGGCAGGATCAGGTCAAGCCGCCGCACGATCTCCGCACGTTGCAGCTGAGCGGCTGTTCGACCCAACCAGTCCTCGGCATGGGCGGGGGCGACGAGCGTCCAGCCCAGATTGCGCAGCAAGCGTTCGTCATCTGTGTAATTGAAGTGGGAGACCGGCTCTCGCGCAAACCGTGTGCTCCAGTAGCCAGCAACCGGGAGGACCTGATCGTTGATCACGCTGGGGCGTTCGCGACCCAGATCTCCCGGGCGTGAGCACGCGGCCGCAGACAGGGCTGCGGCCATTGCGATCACGACGCCAAGGCCCCTAAAATGGCTCTTGCCGCCCAGCATTTCTAACAGTGTTAGCCGATGATGCGCCGGACCGGCGCTATCCGTCCTCATGGCCGACCAGGCCGGTATCAGCCCCGGCTTCTCGGACGATCTGGACGCCGGTGAACAAGTGGATCGACGCACTGTGCCCACTGGGAAAAACCTCGCGCCTGTCACTGCGCGCGCCGCGTATGGCGCGCTCACCGTCAAGGCTCACGATTTGGGCAGCACGAGCCATAGCGTGGCCATCACCTGAAACCGGGATACCCGAGTTTGATCGCGCGGAACCTGTAGACACGTGCTTCACTCACCAATCGCAAAACGCCCGCGGCCCACAGCTTCATCTGGGGTGAAATCAGCGGCTGCCGATTCGGATCCATAGGGCCAAGTTGAAGCATTAAGACCGTGGCAAGGTTAAACGTTTGCTAACGGTCGGCGGGCATACAAGAAGGGTGCTGCGATTTCAGTCGATCGCGGCATGTGTGTGCGGTAGCTCGGGCCCTTTTAGACCATGACCAATGAGACGCTGATGTATGCGCCACCCGATCGCGGTGATGATGCACCATCTGCGCTTGCGGGCGAACGCGATGACCTGTCCGGAGAGCAAGGGGGTTCCGCCAAAGGCTCTCCACCCGTCACGGCTACCGCCACCTTGCCTGCCAATCACCCGACCGTTGAGACAAGCGGCCCCAAAGGCATGCTTTATGCTGTCTCGACGCTGCTGGCTCTGACACCACCGGGGCGCGTCGATGAGCTGGAGCGGCTGACAGCACTGGCGCATGGTTTTATCGGGATGGCAGATGAAGAGGCGCTCGTAACGCTCGCCAAGGCGGTCGCCACCCGCGACGATCTGCAGGTGGGACTGGCTGATCGTCTGGCACGAAGCAGTGACCGCGCGGCACAGACCCTAATAAGGGCCTGCGCACTGAGCGACGAGGCAGTAGCTGCACTCATTGAGCGTAAGAACACCGAATTGCTGGAGCTTCTGGTTCTCCATCATCCTCTTCAGCCAGAGCATATCACCATGATGATCGCGACTGGCGAGCGCACGGTGATTGAGGCGCTGCTCGATCAACGGCCAGATCATCTGGAAATCGGCGGGCGAGGGTCGACCGACGTCACAGAAGATGGTCAGACAGACTGGTCCGAGGCTGATCTGTTCGCACCGGTCGAGGAAGATCGGGCGCATTACCCCTCGACCTTGGTGGAAGGCGGCGACCTTTTCCAGGACGTGGCAGACCTTCCGGCACACGACATTGTGCGCGAGGGTGCACCGGACCTGCTTGGTGCGTATACGCCGCCAATCATAATTGAGGGTCCCGAGCCGGCCGACCAGCCCTACCCCATACCGATCCCGGCTCCACAAAGCGCACCACACTCATCACCGATGGCGGAAGCACGGTCTTACGCAAAGCTCGATAAAGCGGGCCGCGAGGCCATCCTCACACGGTTGAACAGCGACTGCCCGCCAACAACGATGGCGGACGCACGGCGCGCGCTTGATCCAACAAGAAATCAAGCGGATTTGAGCTTCCTGACAATCATTGAGCGTCGGGAGGCGGAGCCACTCGCGCAGCAGTTTTCGGAAACCCTCGAATTGCCCACCGATCTGGTTCGCAAGCTTCTCGATGAGGCCGATGGCGATGCATTGATGGTGCTGGCACGCGCTGCAGGACTTTCAACCACCGCTTTCGCCCGCATGGTTATCCTTAGCAAAGTTGGGCTGACGGGCTCACCGCGCGATACCTTCGCGCTGGTTGACCGCTTCAAGGCATTGCCGGAAAGCACAGCATTGTACATCGTGACAGCCATGCGCGATGGGCAACTGGTCGAGGCCGCTCAGACGATGCCCTCCGGGCGACGAGAGTTGCTGGTCGGCGCGCGTGGCGAATCACACCTTGAGACCAACGCGTCTCGTTTGGACGATACAGCTGAGCCCTTCAGCCGCACGGGCTAGTCGGGCTGAACGACCGGCAAAAAACTGCGCATCGCCCGATCGGTGATCTCGACGACCCACAAATCCGGATCCATTCGCGCTTCGCGATCGAGAGCGGTTTTTGCGGAGGTCTCATCTGCAGGCTCAAGGGGCGTCTGTACAAACAATCGATTGCCCGTCAGCGCCGCGTCTGCGGGCATATGGTCCATATCCACCAGGTAGGCGGGCGCCGGACCGTAAAGCGCCGCTTCCCCCGCTCGACCCAATACCATAACGAATATCGCGCCCGCCGTGGCATCGCCCTGGCGCACGATAGCCGCATAGGCCCCCGCAGCTTCAACCCGGCGGATCAGGGCGGAAACGACAAACTCACTGGTCAGACGCATGGGAAGACGCCGCGTCGCTTGATGATTGATCCAATGGGTTGATCGCGGTCGGGTCGTACCCGGCGGCCATCCGACGGAAAAGCATCACGCCCACGGGAAGCAACGCGAGATAGAGCAGCGACAACGCGATCAAGACGTGCCACGTGAACGCGACGAGCAGCGCAATCAGCGCGGCACCCGCCACCATAATCGGCAGGACGCTGTCGGAAGGCAGACGTGCGCCAAATCTCTTGCCGGAAAGCGTCGGCAGACTGGACACCATCAACAGTCCGATCACCACGATGTAGCCGGCGACAAACAATGGAAGCTCGGTTAGCCAGCGGCCGCCAAGCAAGGCAAAATACATGGGCAGAAGGGCCAACAAAGCGCCAGCCGGGGCGGGAACGCCCGTGAAAAAATGGATCCGGTAGGGCTCTACCGGTTCGTCAAGCGCCGCGTTGAAGCGCGCAAGTCGAAGACCGGCGCAGATCGCGTAAAGCAACGCTGCAATCCACCCCAGATTGTCAAGCGTGGACAAGGATGACTGATAGAGGATCAGGGCCGGCGCTACACCAAAGTTCACGAAATCGGTCAGCGAATCAAGTTCAGCGCCGAACCGGCTGGTCCCCTTCAACAGCCGCGCAAGCCGCCCGTCGAGCGCGTCCAGAAACGCCGCCAACAGGATCGCCATCATCGCAAGCTCTAACCGGCCTTCAAGCGCAAGTCGGATAGCGGTGAGCCCCGAGCACAGGGCAAGCAACGTCACCATGTTCGGCAGGACAATGCGCAGCGGAACCCGATTGAAACGCGCGCCACTGCGCCGCGCACGGCGACGCGGGCGCTTGGTGCCGGGATCGAACTTCTGGAACATACCGTCCATTGTCAGCTGACCGAATGGGTGGTCGGTGCCGCTCGCTCGGCGCCAAAATGCGCAATGATGGTCTCACCGGCAATAGCCCGCTGATCGAGGGCAACGTCAACATGGGCAGCCTCGGGCAAATAGAGGTCAACGCGGCTGCCGAAGCGGATCATGCCGATGCGCTCGCCCGCACGGATGGTATCGCCCTGCCCCGCCCACACGACAATACGGCGCGCGACGAGCCCTGCGATCTGGACGGCTCCAACAGGGCCGTGCGGCGTATCGAAAACGAAGCCGTTGCGTTCATTGTCTTCGCTTGCCTTGTCGAGATCGGCATTCACAAACGTCCCGGGCTTGTAAGCGATCCTGACGATATCACCAGCAACCGGAGCACGGTTCACGTGGACGTCGAAAACATTCATGAAGATGCTGACCGAAAGCATCGGCTGGTCGCCAAGCATCAATTCAGGCGGCGGGCGGT
The Pseudomonadota bacterium genome window above contains:
- a CDS encoding PBP1A family penicillin-binding protein — protein: MSQSDDQNRYERDPIEPSGIDYDDPAYRVPDPVKYEPKTGVVSPIEIDAALDTGLFKLRRFLATGLMAVRSFFDLFKVRGTRRFAVEVLDEVATFGVIGAVFALVLAIPAFEKLDTDWRTQNNFAITIFDRNGNELGRRGVLLNDTVPLEELPDHLIQATLATEDRRFYLHFGIDFVGTFRALIANVREGGVVQGGSSITQQLAKNLFLSNERTLMRKITEAFLSLWLEANLTKDEILKLYLDRAYMGGGAFGVVAAADFYFDKDVRDLTLAESAMLAGLYKAPAGFAPHRNLAAARLRASEVLDNMVEAGFLTDGQILFSKLNPASAVLRETEDAPNHFLDWIYEEVVAIAPPGARILEVTTTLDPALQAASERAVLTNLNSQGSAYRVSEAAAVLMENDGAVRAMVGGRDYGRSQFNRAVHALRQPGSAFKAFVYAAALENGYSPQSVMVDGPINIGGWSPRNYGRSFSGRVTFQRALARSINTIPVRIAEAIGRDRIVDTAHEMGIRSELPISRPLPLGVAEVTVLDMASAYASLANGGYRATGYGVREMRTLDGEVVWSRAEDGPRQPRVIAAQTARGMNQMLNQVINAGTARRAQLPGITASGKTGTTQAYRDAWFIGYTGRYTASVWYGNDDFSTTRNLTGGRLPAMTWQTIMQAAHRGIAPPPMPGIDVAIENRVELQVADAATQIDENADRDLSSGLTLVLEGVAQRFGPMEPGRAAAPTDDGATEEAIGTFGSATPQAEQAN
- a CDS encoding DUF1491 family protein, with protein sequence MRLTSEFVVSALIRRVEAAGAYAAIVRQGDATAGAIFVMVLGRAGEAALYGPAPAYLVDMDHMPADAALTGNRLFVQTPLEPADETSAKTALDREARMDPDLWVVEITDRAMRSFLPVVQPD
- the pssA gene encoding CDP-diacylglycerol--serine O-phosphatidyltransferase, with protein sequence MFQKFDPGTKRPRRRARRSGARFNRVPLRIVLPNMVTLLALCSGLTAIRLALEGRLELAMMAILLAAFLDALDGRLARLLKGTSRFGAELDSLTDFVNFGVAPALILYQSSLSTLDNLGWIAALLYAICAGLRLARFNAALDEPVEPYRIHFFTGVPAPAGALLALLPMYFALLGGRWLTELPLFVAGYIVVIGLLMVSSLPTLSGKRFGARLPSDSVLPIMVAGAALIALLVAFTWHVLIALSLLYLALLPVGVMLFRRMAAGYDPTAINPLDQSSSDAASSHASDQ
- a CDS encoding phosphatidylserine decarboxylase: MSILASVKSAIPPINRAGYPFIGLFAAATLALGLLSAHLFWIGVGLTVWCALFFRDPKRVTPQDTGLVIAPADGRISRIGHHRPPPELMLGDQPMLSVSIFMNVFDVHVNRAPVAGDIVRIAYKPGTFVNADLDKASEDNERNGFVFDTPHGPVGAVQIAGLVARRIVVWAGQGDTIRAGERIGMIRFGSRVDLYLPEAAHVDVALDQRAIAGETIIAHFGAERAAPTTHSVS